CCCTTCACCCACTCCTCGGCGCGCAGCAGGTTCGGCATCGTCAAACCGAGCAAACCAAGTCCGCCAACCTTCAGTAAATGCCGGCGCGTGATATGGGCGTCATGAAAGCCGCGGCACGCGAATCCATTCGGGGGTTCTCTCATAATTCTTACTTTCGCAGTACAAATTCCTTCGCGTTGAGCAACGCCCACGTCACATCTTCAAGCGCCCGGCGCTTGTCGTTCGATTTCTCCAGAAGCACAGTCACCCGGTTCAGTTCCTTGTCGGCAGGCGGCCGGGTCAACGCCGTCCAGTAGAGTTCCTCCACGATGTCGCGGTCCGATTGGCCTGACGACAACAGCCGCCCCAGACGGTTGTTGGGAGCGTCGAGCAGTTCGTTGATGGCCGGGCCGCTGATCATTTGAAAGGCCTGGCCCATCGTCGTGTCGCCGGAACGCTCGCACTCGCAGGTGAGCAGACGCGGCGGTTTGCCGAATATTTCGAGAAAACTGTCCACCTCGCTCATCTTCTGGTCGCGCCGCCGCTCGGAAAGCGCGCCGGGCAATTGTGCCGCCCGCAGGCCGGGCGGATAGCCGTTGAACTTCACCGGCACACCGACGACTTCGCTCTGGCAATCGAGCAGCTGTTCGGCCGTCAGACGCCGAACGTAGGCGCGTGAAAAATCAACATCGTCGTCCCGGTTGGATTCGTTTGGCGTCGCCGACAATTGATAGGTCCGCGAATTCATGATGAGCCGGATCAGTTGGCGCAGGTCGAACTGGTGCTTTACAAGGTCGGCGGCCAGCGCGTCCAGCAGCGCGGGATGCGACGCCGGGTTCGTCGCGCGGAAATCATCGATCGGGTCCACGATGCCCCGGCCCATCAGATGGAACCAGATGCGATTCACCTGGGCCCGGGCAAAAAATGGGTTGTCCGGCGATGTGATCCACGCGGCCAGCGCGTCGAGTTCGCCGTCGGAATCGTCCGTGAGCGGATTTTGCCCGCCGAGGAACCGCGGATGCGCTGCTTTGCCGGTGCGCGGATTCTTTACTTCGCCCTTGTTCGCAACGAAGACGATCTGTTCTCCCTTGAACTCATGACCGTCGTTGTTGTCGCGCCGACGGTTTTCCAGGACTTTGTAGCCCACGCGCGCGAAAACGTCCGCCCAATCGTAGTAATCCTCCTGCGTCCATTTGTCGAATGGATGATTGTGGCACTGGGCGCAGTGGAGTTGCGTGCCGAGAAACACCTGCGCGACCGCCTCCGAGCGCGCCACCGGATCGCGAACGGCACGATAGAAATTCGCCGCCGGGTTTTCATAAGTGCTGCCGCGCGCGGCGATCAGTTCGCGCGCAAAACGGTCGAGCGGCTTGTTCTCCGCAATGCCCTGACGAAGCCAGCGTTGAAACGCCTCGATTCCCTTGCGGTCGAGCAAGCGCTCCTCTGCGCGGAGCAGGTCGGCCCATTTGAGCGCCCAGAAATCCGCGAACTCCGGACGCGTGAACAATCGTTCGACAAGTCGCGAGCGCTTGTCCGCGCGCTGATCGGCGACGAACGCGCGGGCCTCGCGGGCCGTGGGAAGAATGCCGAGCAGGTCGAGATAGGCGCGCCGCACGAACGTCTGGTCTGTGCAAAGTCCGGAAGGATTAATACGCAGCGTGCGAAGTTTGGCGAAGATGTGTTCGTCGATGTAATTGTTCACCGACGGCTCGCTCCAGACCCAGCCGGGCCGCGCGGGGACGAACGCGACCCGCACCGGCACCTGCGCGCGAAGGTAACGGACGAGCACGGTGGTTTCTCCGTAGTCCTGGCGCTGAACGAGGCCGTCATGAGTGACTTTGACGAGTCCATTCGCCGTATCGTAAACAGCCATGCCGGTCACGTCGCGGATCGACCCATCGGAAAAGACCGCACGGGCCTGCAATTGAACCTCGCCGTCCGGGTCAAAAAGAATCTTTTCCGTCGGCGAAACTTCAAGCCGCGACAGCGCGGGTGTCTCGGGAGGATCCGCCGGAAGGCCCTCAGCAATCCAGCCACGCAGCGTCGCATACTCGACGGAACCCTTTCTGAACCGCTGACCGCCTTCATGCGCGAGTTGCGTCGTTGGCTTCAAAAGAATGAGGCTCCGGTCTGGATCTTCGGGATTCACGCGGCGGCCGAACATGTCGCGCGCCAGCGCGTTGAAGTCCCACTCCGGATCCTCGCCGCGAAGCGAGAGCTTGAAGCCGGCTTTGCCATTTGCGTTACCGTGGCACGGACCCGCATTGCAGCCAGCCTTGGAGAGCACCGCCATGACATCGTTGTGAAAGGAGATTCTGTGCGGCAACGCATTCGCCGAAGCATCGCTGCAGCGCGCGGGCAGTGGAGCCGCAAGGATCGCAATCGCCACCCAGATGAAACCGGTCGCCGGACGGCCGGAAAGCCCCAAAGAACTATGCGAAGGGATTCTCAAGTAGTGATTTCTGTCGTTTATTTTCGGATGAAAATCAAGATGGAATTCTGCGGAGACCGGCCCTCACCCGCATTTTTGGGCTTGGGAATCCGCGTGGTTTCGGTTATAAATGCCGGGTCGATGCCCTTTAAGATCTACACCCATGAAAAGTGCGGCACCTGCCGCAAGGCACTCAAGTTTCTGGACACTCAGGGAATAGATTACCTCGCGATTCCGATTCTCGAACGCCCGCCGCAAAAGGCCGAGTTGAAAAAGATGCTGAAGTTTCACGACGGCGCAGTGCGCAGGCTTTTCAACACATCGGGCAGAGAATACAAACGGCTGAAGCTCAAGGAAAAGCTGCCGGGTTTGGCCGCCTCCGAAGCAATCGACCTTCTTGCTCGCAATGGGCGTCTTGTCCGACGGCCATTCCTGCTGGCTGGCACGCGCGGGGGAGTGGTTGGTTTCAACGAAGCCGGTTGGAAAGATTTGTTGAAATGAAAGCCGGATGTGACGGTCAAAGCATGAACGCCGGGTCTGGCATTGCGGATGTGGAATCGACCGGACTGTTTTTCGTGAGGAGTGTGGTATGATGAACGCATGTTGATAACGAAGAAAGGGCCGCAGACGTGAGAATCCTGATTTTTTTGCTTTGTTTCAAATTCGCAGCCGTCTTTGCGGACGAACAGCCCGGCAAGACCGCGCAAAGCCCGCCTCCGTCGCCCGGCAGCCGCGGCTCGGGGCTGGTTGCGCAGGGCGCGGCGGCCACGAACGGCGTGGCGCCACTGGAGGATTTGATTCTGCTGGAGCGCCGCTCCCGCAGCCTGTCGCCCATCGAAGCCGCGCCCGACGAGCGGGCCATTGCCCGGTTGACGGCCAACGTCCTCGCGCATGTGCATTATCTGCGGCAGCCCTTGAACGACGAAATCTCCTCCCGGTTTTTGGACCGCTATCTGGAGACGCTCGACAGCCTCCACATGCATTTCCTCAAGTCGGATCTTGAGGAATTCGAAGAGTACCGGACCGTGCTGGACGACATGACAAGGGCCGGCGACACCGCTCCGGCGAGGGAGATTTTCAAGCGCTTCATGAAACGGGTCGATCAACGCGCGGCCTTCGTCGCCGAGTCGCTCAAGTCCGACCATTTTGAATTCACCGGGAACGACCGCTTTTACCTCGACCGCCGCAAAGCGCCGTATCCAAAAGACCTGGCGGAAGCCAAAGAACTCTGGACCCAGAATCTGCGTTACGAGTACCTCCAGGAAAAACTGAACCTGGAAAAACCGAAACCGACCGCCACCGCGGCCAAAGGCGCCAGGAGCGGAACCAACGCCGCGCCGGTCAATGTTCGTGACGAAATCGTCAAAACCCTCAGCCGCCGATACGCGCGCTACCTGCGCTTTTGGCAGGAAGAAGACGGCGGCGACGTCCTGCAATTCTACCTGACAACCCTGATGCACGTTTACGATCCACATTCCGATTATCTTGGCAAGTCCACTTTCGACAATTTTGCCATGTCCATGAACCTGTCGCTGTTCGGCATCGGCGCGCTCCTGCAATCGGAGGATGGGTACTGTAAAATCAAGGAACTGAAGCCCGGCCCGGCGATGCGCAGCAACAAACTGAAACCCGGAGACCGCATCGTCGCCGTGGCGCAGGGTGATGACTCCGAGCCGGTGGACGTGGTGGACACGAAGTTAAGCAAGGTCGTGGACATGATCCGCGGGCCCAAAGGAACAAAGGTCCGACTCACGGTCATTCCCGTGGATGCCTCGGATCCTTCGACCCGCAAGGAAGTGGCGTTGATCCGCGACGAAATCAAACTCGAAGATGAGGAAGCCAAGGCACAGGTTGTCGAAGTACCCGGCAAGGAAGGGGCGACGACGCGCCTGGGAATCATTTTTCTTCCGTCGTTTTACGCCAACGTCGATGGCAGGGCCGCGCGCAAAAGCACGACGGAAGATGTGGCGAAGCTGCTGAAAAAGCTGAAAGCTGAAAATGTCAGCGGCGTCGTCCTCGACCTCCGCCATAACGGCGGCGGCTCTCTCGAGGAGGCCATCAACCTCACGGGCCTGTTCATCAAGGAAGGCCCGGTCGTTCAGGTGAAGGATGCGGAAGGCAACATCATCAAGGACGAGGACACTGACCCGTCGGTGCTTTACGACGGACCGCTTATCGTGCTGACCAGCCGGTTCAGCGCCTCGGCGTCGGAAATCGTCGCCGGCGCGTTGCAGGACTACGGACGCGCGCTCATTGTTGGTGACTCCTCGACGCACGGCAAGGGAACGGTCCAGTCGCTCATCCGGCTTGAGCCTTACGTGCATACCCGGTTCAGCGACTCGACAAACGACCCGGGGGCGCTGAAGGTGACGATCCGCAAGTTCTATCGCGCCAGCGGGTCTTCGACGCAATTGAAGGGCGTGGTGCCGGATGTCGTGCTGCCGTCGCTGAATAATTATGCGGACTCGGTTGGCGAGGCTTCGTTGGAAAACCCGCTGCCGTGGGACACGATTCCGAGCGCAAAATACGAGAAATTGAATCTGATCCAGCCGCTCCTGCCCGAACTGCGCAAACGTTCCGCAGAGCGCGTGGCGGCGGACAAGGACTTCGCCTATTTGCAGGAAGACATCGAAACGTACAAGAAGTATCTCGCGGACAAAAGTGTCTCCCTGAATGAAGAGGCGCGCCTCAAAGAGATGAAGGAAAACGAGGAGAAGGCTGAAGCCCGCAAGAAGGAACGCAAGTCCCGGCATGAATCGGAGGACAAGGTTTATGAGCTGACCTTGAAGCAGGTGGATTTGCCGGGCCTCCAGCCTCCGGCCAAAACCGGCGATGCATCCACGGCGGAACCGGGCCGGGACGATGCGAATCCGGACGATGTCGAAGACACCTCGCCGGAGGACAAAACCCCGGCTGTGGACGTGACCTTGAAGGAAACGAAACGGATACTGCTCGATCTCGTCGCGCTTTCGAACAAGGAAACCGCCGTTGCGGCACACAACTGAAACGGCGGCGGCGGAGTTTCTGACAGAGTGACTCCGCTTCAATTCCTTCGGTTGGCCGCGAATGCCGAGAGATATCCCCAGACAATGCCCACCGCGAAGCCAACGCTGTGCGCCGCGTTGGCGACGTGCGGGATGACGCCCACCAGACAAAGCGCGAACCAGATCACCGCCATCATCACTGTGCTGCTGTGCAGAAACAGACCCGAAGCGGGATCATATTTTCCGCGCAACCAGATGTAGCCGATCAACCCGTAAACCACGCCGGACATCCCGCCAAAGACCGGTCCCTTCCACAGGTATTGACCAAAATTGGAAAGCACGGCGATGACTACCACGAGGGCGCTCAGCACGCGCGTGTTTTGCCGGCGCTCAATCATCGTCCCGAGGTCGAGAAGCCAGAGCATGTTGAAAAGAATGTGCGGAATCGTGAAATGAATAAAAATGGGCGTGAGCAATCTCCAGATTTCGCCGTGCCGAATCTCCGGCAGGTCATTCAACCGCGCAATCGCGTCTCCTTCGACGATCCGTTCGGAAATGAACATCCACAAAATGGGTTTCGTGTTGGCGCCAAAGCTTGAAACCAGGCCGGTTGACACGCTGATCGCGATGAGGATCGCCGTCAGAAAGCCAACACCGCCCCGAATCGGAAACAGCCTGCTCCGGTCGAATACTCTCTTTTGCGCGGCCGCGTTCTCTTTCTGTTCCTGCTCACGTTTCCCGGCCGCGGCACGGGACGATTGTTCGTATTTCGGATCCTTCGGATTCTGTTGAAACTCCTTCAGCAACTCCGCGGCGACGTCAATCTGGTCCTCTGCTTCAACCCACAATATCCACGAACCGTCCCGTTCCGGCTCGATTCGATTGCCGATGCCGCACGCGTAAAGATGGTCGCTGAACATTCTGGCGGCGGCTTCATCTCGCAGGGAGCCAATCGTTCGCATCGAGTAGCCGTAACGGATTTTGGCGACGAGCGCAGCTAAAAACGGCGCGTGGCGGGAGAGAGGATTCGCGAGGCTGCTCCGCCGGTTTTCTCAATCACTGTCTGCCGGCAAGTTCCAGCACCGCCGCTGTCATCACCGTCACGCCGGTCTTGATGGTTGGCTCCGGCAACGGGGCAAATTCGCCGGAGTGCAGCGTGGGCAGAGACTTGCCCGTCCGTTCGCTTTCCGCGACCAGTTCCGGCTTCACGGCGCCAAGCCAGAACATGCAAATGGGAATTTTGTCCGTCGTCCTGCCGTATTCGCTGAAATCCTCGCCGCCCATGACCGGTTTTGCCGCGTGAACATTCGTTTCGCCAAGCCAGCTCCTGAACGCGGCAGCGAGGCGGCGCGTCAACGCGGGATCGTTGAAAGTGGCGGGCGTGAATTCCTGGTCCAGCAGCGTGATGACGGGCATGCGGTCTTCGGGCAGGCCCGCGGCCTCGGCGAGACCGTGCGTGATGCGCCTGATGGCGGCGATGGTCTGCGCGCGCACTTCATCGGTGTACGAGCGCAGTGTCAACTGCAGCTTCACCTCGTCGGAAATGATGTTGTGCTTGGTGCCGCCATGGATGGAACCAACCGTCACCACGGCCGGTTCGCCTGGCGCGATTTCACGGCTTACGATGGTCTGCAGCGCAAGAACCGTCTCCGCGGCGAGCACAATCGGGTCCTTCGTCTTGTGCGGCCACGCGCCATGCCCGCCAATGCCGCGGATCGTGATGTCCATCGAATCCACGTTGGCCAGCGCGTACCCCTCGACCCAGCCAACGGTCCCCGCCGCCTGGTCGGCCTTGTCGTGCAGCGCCAGGCAATAATCCGGTTTGGGGAAGCGCGTGAACAATCCGTCCTTCAGCATGGCCCGGGCGCCGGACCCCTTTTCCTCCGCCGGCTGACCGATGAAGACGAGCGTTCCCTGCCACCTGTTTTTCAGCGCGGTCAACAACCTTGCCGTCCCGACGAACACGCTCATGTGAATGTCGTGACCGCACGCATGCATCACATCCACCTCGTTCCCCTTGTCGTCCATCGTCCGGACGCTGCTCGCGTAGGGCAGGCCGGTCCGTTCCTTCACCGGTAACGCGTCGAGGTCCGTGCGGATGAGGATCGTCGGGCCGGCGCCATTGCGCAACACTCCCACAACACCGTAACCGCCGACGCGCGTGGTGACTTCCAGACCGGCCCGCTTCAACTCATCGGCGACGCGCTGGCCGGTTTTTTCCTCGTGCAGCGACAGCTCCGGGTGGGTGTGCAAAACTTTGTAAAGGTCGAACAGCCGCGGGTATTCCTGATCGACGAGTGACCGGACCTGTTCGCGCAATGACGACGGCGGCCCGGCGGGATTCTCCGCCGACAAAGTCACTGAAGCGATTGCCGCGGCGGCGAACGCAGATGAAAATATCGTCGGTTTCATGAGGAAAATTCTTTCCGCCGGCGGCCCGTTCACAGGATGT
This genomic stretch from Candidatus Angelobacter sp. harbors:
- a CDS encoding DUF1549 and DUF1553 domain-containing protein, giving the protein MAVLSKAGCNAGPCHGNANGKAGFKLSLRGEDPEWDFNALARDMFGRRVNPEDPDRSLILLKPTTQLAHEGGQRFRKGSVEYATLRGWIAEGLPADPPETPALSRLEVSPTEKILFDPDGEVQLQARAVFSDGSIRDVTGMAVYDTANGLVKVTHDGLVQRQDYGETTVLVRYLRAQVPVRVAFVPARPGWVWSEPSVNNYIDEHIFAKLRTLRINPSGLCTDQTFVRRAYLDLLGILPTAREARAFVADQRADKRSRLVERLFTRPEFADFWALKWADLLRAEERLLDRKGIEAFQRWLRQGIAENKPLDRFARELIAARGSTYENPAANFYRAVRDPVARSEAVAQVFLGTQLHCAQCHNHPFDKWTQEDYYDWADVFARVGYKVLENRRRDNNDGHEFKGEQIVFVANKGEVKNPRTGKAAHPRFLGGQNPLTDDSDGELDALAAWITSPDNPFFARAQVNRIWFHLMGRGIVDPIDDFRATNPASHPALLDALAADLVKHQFDLRQLIRLIMNSRTYQLSATPNESNRDDDVDFSRAYVRRLTAEQLLDCQSEVVGVPVKFNGYPPGLRAAQLPGALSERRRDQKMSEVDSFLEIFGKPPRLLTCECERSGDTTMGQAFQMISGPAINELLDAPNNRLGRLLSSGQSDRDIVEELYWTALTRPPADKELNRVTVLLEKSNDKRRALEDVTWALLNAKEFVLRK
- a CDS encoding Spx/MgsR family RNA polymerase-binding regulatory protein, translated to MPFKIYTHEKCGTCRKALKFLDTQGIDYLAIPILERPPQKAELKKMLKFHDGAVRRLFNTSGREYKRLKLKEKLPGLAASEAIDLLARNGRLVRRPFLLAGTRGGVVGFNEAGWKDLLK
- a CDS encoding carboxy terminal-processing peptidase is translated as MRILIFLLCFKFAAVFADEQPGKTAQSPPPSPGSRGSGLVAQGAAATNGVAPLEDLILLERRSRSLSPIEAAPDERAIARLTANVLAHVHYLRQPLNDEISSRFLDRYLETLDSLHMHFLKSDLEEFEEYRTVLDDMTRAGDTAPAREIFKRFMKRVDQRAAFVAESLKSDHFEFTGNDRFYLDRRKAPYPKDLAEAKELWTQNLRYEYLQEKLNLEKPKPTATAAKGARSGTNAAPVNVRDEIVKTLSRRYARYLRFWQEEDGGDVLQFYLTTLMHVYDPHSDYLGKSTFDNFAMSMNLSLFGIGALLQSEDGYCKIKELKPGPAMRSNKLKPGDRIVAVAQGDDSEPVDVVDTKLSKVVDMIRGPKGTKVRLTVIPVDASDPSTRKEVALIRDEIKLEDEEAKAQVVEVPGKEGATTRLGIIFLPSFYANVDGRAARKSTTEDVAKLLKKLKAENVSGVVLDLRHNGGGSLEEAINLTGLFIKEGPVVQVKDAEGNIIKDEDTDPSVLYDGPLIVLTSRFSASASEIVAGALQDYGRALIVGDSSTHGKGTVQSLIRLEPYVHTRFSDSTNDPGALKVTIRKFYRASGSSTQLKGVVPDVVLPSLNNYADSVGEASLENPLPWDTIPSAKYEKLNLIQPLLPELRKRSAERVAADKDFAYLQEDIETYKKYLADKSVSLNEEARLKEMKENEEKAEARKKERKSRHESEDKVYELTLKQVDLPGLQPPAKTGDASTAEPGRDDANPDDVEDTSPEDKTPAVDVTLKETKRILLDLVALSNKETAVAAHN
- a CDS encoding rhomboid family intramembrane serine protease translates to MRTIGSLRDEAAARMFSDHLYACGIGNRIEPERDGSWILWVEAEDQIDVAAELLKEFQQNPKDPKYEQSSRAAAGKREQEQKENAAAQKRVFDRSRLFPIRGGVGFLTAILIAISVSTGLVSSFGANTKPILWMFISERIVEGDAIARLNDLPEIRHGEIWRLLTPIFIHFTIPHILFNMLWLLDLGTMIERRQNTRVLSALVVVIAVLSNFGQYLWKGPVFGGMSGVVYGLIGYIWLRGKYDPASGLFLHSSTVMMAVIWFALCLVGVIPHVANAAHSVGFAVGIVWGYLSAFAANRRN
- a CDS encoding amidohydrolase, which produces MKPTIFSSAFAAAAIASVTLSAENPAGPPSSLREQVRSLVDQEYPRLFDLYKVLHTHPELSLHEEKTGQRVADELKRAGLEVTTRVGGYGVVGVLRNGAGPTILIRTDLDALPVKERTGLPYASSVRTMDDKGNEVDVMHACGHDIHMSVFVGTARLLTALKNRWQGTLVFIGQPAEEKGSGARAMLKDGLFTRFPKPDYCLALHDKADQAAGTVGWVEGYALANVDSMDITIRGIGGHGAWPHKTKDPIVLAAETVLALQTIVSREIAPGEPAVVTVGSIHGGTKHNIISDEVKLQLTLRSYTDEVRAQTIAAIRRITHGLAEAAGLPEDRMPVITLLDQEFTPATFNDPALTRRLAAAFRSWLGETNVHAAKPVMGGEDFSEYGRTTDKIPICMFWLGAVKPELVAESERTGKSLPTLHSGEFAPLPEPTIKTGVTVMTAAVLELAGRQ